The following are encoded together in the Pedobacter steynii genome:
- a CDS encoding YpdA family putative bacillithiol disulfide reductase gives MRTYDVLIIGAGPIGMACAIEAKNAGLSYVIVEKGALVNSLYNYPVFMTFFSTSQRLEIGDVPFVSINPKPNRNEAVEYYRRVAEKFSLNIHLFERVDKVSKGMDGKFMVETSKTSYDAKHVIIATGFYDIPLMMNIPGETFPKVTHYYKDPHLYAFQNVVVIGANNSAIDAALETYRKGAKVTLVIRRGEIGSYVKYWVRPDIENRIKEGEITAHFNSEVLSIDTNQVTIRTPEGEQTIDNDFVIAMTGYQPDFGMLKKLGVEMGDGTQPFYDPETMESNLPGLYLAGVVCGGMDTHKWFIENSRVHAEQIFAHIAAQS, from the coding sequence ATGAGAACATACGATGTACTGATTATCGGTGCCGGCCCCATAGGTATGGCCTGTGCTATTGAAGCTAAAAATGCTGGCCTGAGTTATGTCATCGTGGAGAAAGGAGCGTTGGTTAACAGCCTGTACAATTACCCCGTTTTTATGACTTTTTTCTCCACTTCCCAACGACTGGAGATTGGTGATGTCCCTTTTGTGAGCATCAATCCAAAACCTAACCGCAATGAGGCGGTTGAGTATTACAGGAGAGTTGCGGAAAAATTTTCTTTAAACATTCATTTGTTTGAAAGGGTAGATAAAGTAAGTAAAGGTATGGATGGCAAGTTTATGGTAGAAACCTCTAAAACAAGCTATGATGCAAAACATGTGATCATTGCTACCGGATTCTATGATATTCCTTTGATGATGAATATCCCGGGAGAAACGTTTCCGAAAGTAACGCATTATTATAAAGACCCCCATCTTTATGCTTTCCAGAATGTGGTGGTAATCGGGGCAAATAATTCTGCTATCGATGCTGCGTTGGAAACTTACCGGAAGGGGGCGAAAGTGACATTGGTGATTCGTAGGGGTGAAATAGGTTCTTATGTGAAATACTGGGTAAGACCTGATATCGAAAACCGGATTAAAGAAGGAGAGATCACTGCCCATTTTAATTCTGAAGTATTGTCTATAGACACCAATCAGGTAACCATCAGAACTCCGGAGGGAGAACAGACGATTGACAATGATTTTGTAATAGCTATGACCGGTTATCAGCCTGATTTTGGGATGTTGAAGAAGCTCGGTGTAGAAATGGGAGATGGTACCCAGCCTTTTTATGATCCGGAAACTATGGAAAGTAATCTGCCAGGATTATACCTGGCAGGGGTAGTATGTGGAGGTATGGACACCCATAAATGGTTTATAGAGAACAGCAGGGTTCATGCCGAACAGATTTTTGCTCATATTGCCGCTCAATCCTAA
- a CDS encoding asparaginase gives MTKILIIYTGGTIGMVNDPKTGVLIPFDFKQIQQNVPELARLNYDLSVHSFDPILDSSNMDPLIWEQLAKLIQSKYEEFDGFVILHGSDTMSFTASALSFMLENLSKPVILTGSQLPIGEIRTDAKENLITALEIAAMKKQGKAMVPEVCIYFDYQLFRGNRSIKYNSEKFEAFRSPNYPILAEAGVHLSFFKNYIAKQPVEPLKVHTSFNSNIGVLKLYPGISVQAVHAITKSGVDAIVLETFGSGNTTTAEWFILSLQDAINRGKLIIDITQCKRGSVELGKYETSKKLQQMGVISGYDTTFEATITKLMYLMGRGLDNQDVAALMEQSLRGELTAN, from the coding sequence ATGACCAAAATACTGATCATCTACACCGGTGGAACCATAGGGATGGTAAACGACCCTAAAACTGGTGTTCTTATTCCCTTTGACTTTAAACAGATCCAACAAAATGTGCCCGAACTAGCGAGATTAAATTACGATCTATCTGTTCATTCTTTTGATCCTATTCTTGATTCGTCCAATATGGATCCCCTGATCTGGGAACAGCTGGCGAAATTAATCCAGAGTAAATATGAGGAATTTGATGGGTTTGTTATTTTACATGGTTCAGATACGATGTCCTTTACGGCATCTGCGCTGAGCTTTATGTTGGAAAATCTCTCTAAACCGGTTATTCTTACCGGATCCCAGTTGCCAATAGGTGAGATCAGAACGGATGCAAAAGAAAACCTGATCACGGCATTGGAAATTGCAGCCATGAAAAAACAAGGAAAAGCAATGGTTCCTGAAGTATGTATTTATTTTGATTATCAGTTGTTTCGTGGCAACAGGTCCATTAAATACAATTCTGAAAAATTTGAGGCTTTCCGCTCTCCAAATTATCCGATCCTTGCAGAAGCAGGTGTACACTTGTCATTCTTCAAGAATTACATTGCAAAGCAACCTGTTGAGCCACTTAAGGTGCATACCAGCTTCAATTCTAATATCGGGGTTTTAAAGCTTTATCCGGGGATCTCCGTTCAGGCGGTGCATGCGATTACCAAATCAGGCGTAGATGCTATTGTGCTGGAAACTTTTGGTTCAGGAAATACCACTACGGCGGAATGGTTCATTTTGAGTTTGCAGGATGCCATTAATAGGGGGAAACTAATCATAGACATTACTCAGTGTAAAAGAGGTTCTGTGGAGCTGGGGAAATATGAAACGAGTAAAAAGCTGCAGCAGATGGGAGTGATTAGTGGTTATGATACTACTTTTGAGGCAACGATTACCAAACTTATGTACCTGATGGGCCGTGGATTAGATAACCAGGACGTTGCAGCCTTAATGGAACAGTCGTTAAGAGGAGAGTTGACTGCTAATTAA
- a CDS encoding MBL fold metallo-hydrolase produces the protein MKIEQIYTGCLAEAAYYIESNGEAAIIDPLREIDPYLKRAQKDNATIKYIFETHFHADFVSGHVDLAEKSGAEIVYGPTAQTTFKSLIASDGAQFKIGELTITTLHTPGHTPESTTYLLTDKDGKPHCIFTGDTLFIGDVGRPDLAQKGELTMEDMAATLYDSLHDKILVLPDEVLVYPAHGAGSACGKNMSKETFDTLGHQKEVNYALRASSKEQFIKEVTEGILPPPQYFAKNAAMNKHGYERFDEVYEKGLTPLSPDEFEEMANLTGALILDTRDPQVFAKGFIPSSVNIGLNGQFAPWVGALITDLKQPLLLVCEPGKEEEAIIRLARVGYDNTIGFLSDGIVLWQFAGKDLDSISSVSPAEFERILNSNENIYALDVRKPGEYESEHLEQTLTRPLDYINDWTNEIDHKETYYIHCAGGYRSMIAASILKARGVENVIDVAGGYAAIKSTGLKRTDFACPSKAMRA, from the coding sequence ATGAAGATAGAGCAAATATATACAGGTTGTTTAGCAGAAGCGGCTTATTACATAGAAAGTAACGGTGAGGCGGCAATTATAGATCCTTTACGTGAGATCGACCCCTATCTGAAGCGTGCGCAGAAAGACAATGCAACTATAAAATATATTTTTGAAACTCATTTTCATGCGGACTTTGTGTCCGGGCATGTGGACCTTGCGGAAAAATCAGGGGCCGAAATTGTCTATGGACCAACCGCTCAAACGACATTTAAATCTCTTATCGCCAGCGATGGCGCCCAATTTAAGATTGGTGAGTTAACCATTACTACTTTACATACCCCGGGACATACACCTGAGTCTACCACTTACTTATTAACGGATAAAGATGGGAAGCCTCATTGTATTTTTACAGGAGATACCTTGTTTATCGGAGATGTTGGCCGCCCCGATCTGGCTCAGAAAGGTGAACTGACGATGGAAGATATGGCTGCGACCTTATATGATTCTTTACATGATAAAATCCTTGTTCTTCCTGATGAAGTCCTGGTTTATCCGGCTCATGGTGCAGGATCGGCCTGCGGAAAAAATATGAGTAAGGAGACTTTTGATACGCTTGGACACCAGAAGGAGGTGAATTATGCACTCAGAGCATCGTCAAAAGAGCAATTTATAAAAGAAGTAACAGAAGGTATTTTACCTCCACCACAATATTTTGCAAAGAATGCTGCCATGAATAAGCATGGTTATGAGCGTTTCGATGAAGTCTACGAAAAAGGATTGACCCCTTTATCACCAGATGAATTTGAAGAGATGGCTAATCTTACAGGAGCCCTGATTCTTGATACCAGAGACCCTCAGGTCTTCGCTAAAGGGTTTATTCCCTCTTCAGTAAACATTGGCCTTAACGGACAGTTTGCACCCTGGGTAGGTGCCTTGATCACGGACCTGAAACAACCGCTTTTATTGGTTTGTGAGCCGGGCAAGGAAGAAGAGGCGATTATCCGTCTGGCGAGAGTGGGGTATGACAATACCATAGGGTTTTTATCTGATGGAATTGTTTTATGGCAATTTGCAGGTAAAGACCTGGATAGCATCAGCTCTGTTTCTCCAGCTGAATTTGAGCGGATATTGAATAGTAATGAAAATATCTACGCATTGGATGTCAGAAAGCCCGGAGAGTATGAATCTGAACACCTTGAGCAGACTTTAACCCGTCCTTTGGATTACATCAATGACTGGACCAATGAAATTGATCATAAAGAGACTTACTATATTCATTGCGCAGGCGGCTATCGCTCTATGATTGCGGCTTCTATTCTTAAAGCGCGTGGGGTGGAAAATGTGATTGATGTTGCAGGAGGTTATGCGGCAATTAAATCTACAGGTCTGAAACGTACTGACTTTGCCTGTCCTTCTAAAGCGATGAGGGCTTAA
- the xrtN gene encoding exosortase N — translation MEIAGLKKPLISLLPLMMFLCYTIMSLKFLSEYLVPDIGLYIGIAIIPYVCRIEAGNLSLRFLLPALLFTLLAFFIPAKSTLFFTLVFTILLLFESFLGKVSLNFFFVLALLSPLFKFFSDTLSFPLRIWLSNTVAETITMAGIAARSAGNIITIEGYDFYIDQACAGLNMLNISLLISLFILSYHQKKNSSTLSFFSLLTLLTVTFLFNIISNFFRIMMIVIFKIMPETIVHDLVGICSLIIYVILPLIMLSGSFVQRFGKIQQKEKRHSQKTKYCLKQPALHVLFFGMVIFLFINSGKKNQSNQASNNLSLKGYQKTNLENNVVKFENKKALIYLKPTPFYAPEHNPMICWTGSGYEFQLIKKEIINGTEIYTGTLVKGKDKIYASWWFDNGKMKTINQFRWRWSAAKGSQIFYLVNVNTSKIEDLKRITATLLPSPFAGNL, via the coding sequence ATGGAAATAGCAGGATTAAAAAAACCTTTGATCAGCCTTCTGCCACTCATGATGTTCCTATGTTATACCATCATGTCGCTGAAGTTCTTATCAGAATACCTGGTCCCAGACATCGGCCTATATATAGGAATAGCCATAATTCCATATGTCTGCCGTATAGAGGCTGGAAATCTGTCATTACGTTTTCTGCTTCCTGCATTACTTTTTACCCTACTAGCCTTTTTTATCCCGGCAAAATCGACTCTGTTTTTTACCCTGGTATTCACCATATTGTTGCTATTTGAAAGTTTCCTGGGGAAGGTCAGTCTGAACTTCTTCTTTGTTCTGGCGCTGCTCTCCCCTCTTTTCAAATTCTTTAGTGACACGCTCAGCTTCCCCCTACGGATATGGTTAAGCAACACAGTTGCCGAAACCATAACCATGGCAGGAATAGCTGCCCGATCTGCAGGAAATATCATTACAATTGAAGGGTACGATTTCTATATTGATCAGGCATGTGCCGGACTAAACATGCTCAACATATCTTTATTAATCAGTCTTTTTATACTCAGCTATCATCAGAAGAAAAACAGCAGTACTCTTTCTTTTTTTAGCCTGCTGACCCTGCTAACAGTAACCTTTCTCTTCAACATCATTTCTAATTTCTTCAGGATTATGATGATTGTTATCTTCAAGATCATGCCGGAAACAATCGTGCATGATCTTGTTGGAATATGTAGCCTAATCATTTACGTTATCTTACCCCTAATCATGCTTAGCGGCTCTTTCGTTCAACGCTTTGGTAAAATACAACAGAAAGAAAAAAGACACAGCCAGAAAACAAAGTACTGCTTAAAACAGCCAGCCCTACATGTTCTATTCTTTGGCATGGTTATTTTTCTTTTCATTAATTCCGGAAAAAAAAATCAATCAAATCAGGCCAGTAATAATCTCTCATTAAAAGGATATCAGAAAACCAATCTAGAGAACAATGTCGTAAAGTTTGAAAATAAGAAAGCATTAATCTACCTAAAACCGACCCCATTTTATGCCCCGGAGCATAACCCGATGATTTGTTGGACCGGCAGTGGGTATGAGTTTCAATTGATAAAAAAAGAAATCATTAACGGAACGGAAATCTATACCGGCACTCTGGTAAAAGGAAAAGACAAAATTTATGCTTCCTGGTGGTTTGACAACGGGAAGATGAAAACCATAAACCAATTTCGCTGGAGGTGGAGTGCCGCTAAAGGAAGCCAGATTTTTTACCTGGTTAATGTAAATACCTCAAAAATTGAGGATCTTAAAAGAATTACCGCTACCCTGTTACCATCTCCATTCGCCGGCAATCTTTAA
- a CDS encoding TatD family hydrolase produces the protein MLFTDTHTHLYYETDLEKLDLLMQRCLDNKVERLFLPNVDIDSIAKIDNMVKRYPGHCFAMAGLHPCDVKEDYELVLDEICESMVDRQIYAIGEIGIDLHWDKTTLEIQQIAFSEQIKWAKDLDLPIVIHCREAFDEIFEILEKEKDDKLRGILHCFTGNLEQARKAIDLGFYLGIGGVVTYKKAGLDEVLKDIPLTNLVLETDSPYLAPVPFRGKPNESSYLVHIAEKLADIYHTNIEEIAEVTTANSRSIFNI, from the coding sequence ATGCTTTTTACGGATACCCATACCCACCTGTATTACGAGACCGATCTTGAAAAACTGGATCTCCTGATGCAACGTTGCCTCGATAACAAAGTAGAGCGTTTGTTTCTGCCAAATGTTGACATTGATTCCATTGCGAAGATCGATAACATGGTTAAAAGATACCCTGGTCATTGTTTTGCTATGGCGGGTTTACATCCTTGTGATGTAAAAGAAGACTATGAGCTGGTGTTGGATGAGATTTGTGAAAGTATGGTGGACCGGCAGATCTATGCAATCGGTGAAATCGGAATTGACCTTCACTGGGATAAAACGACTTTGGAGATCCAGCAGATTGCTTTTTCTGAACAGATTAAATGGGCGAAAGATCTCGATCTGCCAATTGTAATCCATTGCAGAGAAGCTTTCGACGAGATCTTCGAGATTCTGGAAAAAGAGAAGGATGATAAATTAAGAGGGATTCTGCACTGCTTTACGGGTAACCTGGAACAGGCGAGAAAAGCAATAGACCTTGGGTTTTATCTGGGGATTGGTGGAGTCGTGACTTATAAAAAAGCGGGATTAGACGAAGTATTGAAAGATATTCCTTTGACCAACCTGGTTTTGGAGACCGATTCCCCTTACCTGGCTCCTGTTCCTTTCCGTGGAAAACCAAATGAAAGCAGTTATCTTGTTCATATTGCCGAGAAATTAGCAGATATTTACCACACCAATATAGAGGAAATTGCTGAAGTAACCACGGCTAATTCCAGGAGCATTTTTAATATTTAA
- a CDS encoding M28 family peptidase, whose translation MKAFFSLLICGMALSAYSQDNFAPVFEKISKDVQANSNAYGNLKFATESIGHRLTGSANGAKAEEYAFNLLKSYGYEVKYQPFEVESWSRLTNETKIGDAEKTLKKISSVTLAHSPVKANVIGEMVDLGNGLEEDYQKDGGKVKGKIALVYLGVLPGSPVNTPSLHRSEKAAIATKYGASGIIIINGVKNGVLLTGTASVTGKLIPIPAVCIGLENGMRLKEALKTKKQFASLNMTNFSGLIKARNVIATIKGKTHPEEKIVVGGHLDSWDLATGAIDNGIGSFAIMDMARTFKKLNLSTDRTLEFILFMGEEQGLLGSKAYVEAAKKENTLDQLRFMLNYDMTNDPKGFSTSRKEMKTLFTEWGAQISKLDTGFRNIFYSGAGLHSDHQPFLLQGVPTGGGAGGKLPNNSGPYYHSDGDVFKLVNEQGLKNTVRYSAMLAYALANTPTIPVVKQTEEALKVFLQENELEIPLKIAGEWRW comes from the coding sequence ATGAAAGCTTTCTTTAGTTTGCTCATCTGCGGTATGGCTCTTTCTGCGTATTCCCAAGACAATTTTGCACCTGTTTTTGAGAAGATTAGTAAAGACGTACAGGCCAATTCCAATGCTTATGGCAACTTGAAGTTTGCTACAGAAAGCATCGGGCACCGTCTGACGGGTTCCGCTAATGGGGCTAAAGCTGAAGAATATGCTTTTAATCTTTTAAAATCTTATGGTTATGAAGTAAAATATCAACCATTTGAGGTGGAAAGCTGGAGCCGGCTGACCAATGAAACCAAAATAGGGGATGCTGAAAAGACATTGAAAAAGATCAGTTCAGTAACCCTGGCACATTCGCCTGTGAAAGCAAATGTTATTGGTGAAATGGTAGACCTGGGGAACGGGCTGGAAGAAGATTACCAAAAAGATGGCGGTAAAGTAAAGGGCAAGATTGCCCTGGTTTATCTTGGTGTTTTACCAGGATCTCCTGTTAATACCCCTTCCCTTCATCGCTCAGAGAAGGCTGCGATTGCTACTAAATATGGTGCAAGCGGAATTATCATTATCAACGGGGTTAAAAATGGAGTATTGCTTACCGGAACGGCTTCTGTAACAGGAAAACTAATTCCTATTCCGGCAGTTTGTATTGGCCTGGAAAACGGAATGCGCTTAAAGGAAGCTTTAAAAACGAAAAAACAATTTGCAAGCCTGAATATGACCAACTTTTCAGGACTCATTAAAGCACGAAATGTGATCGCCACCATTAAAGGGAAAACACATCCGGAAGAAAAGATTGTGGTAGGCGGGCATTTGGATAGCTGGGATCTGGCCACAGGTGCGATAGACAATGGAATAGGCTCTTTTGCGATCATGGATATGGCGCGTACTTTTAAAAAATTAAACCTGAGCACTGACCGAACTTTGGAATTTATCTTGTTTATGGGGGAAGAACAAGGTTTGCTGGGATCGAAAGCTTATGTTGAAGCTGCTAAAAAAGAAAATACACTGGATCAACTCAGATTTATGCTGAACTACGATATGACTAATGATCCTAAAGGATTTTCAACCAGCAGAAAAGAAATGAAAACCTTATTTACGGAATGGGGTGCTCAGATCAGCAAGCTGGATACTGGTTTCAGGAATATCTTTTATTCCGGTGCCGGATTACATAGCGATCATCAGCCATTCTTATTACAAGGGGTACCTACGGGTGGTGGTGCAGGCGGTAAATTACCTAATAATTCAGGACCTTATTATCATTCTGATGGAGATGTATTTAAATTGGTAAATGAACAAGGATTAAAAAATACAGTGAGGTATAGTGCTATGCTCGCATATGCACTTGCCAATACGCCGACTATTCCTGTCGTTAAGCAGACTGAGGAAGCTTTAAAGGTCTTTCTTCAGGAAAATGAACTGGAGATCCCATTAAAGATTGCCGGCGAATGGAGATGGTAA
- a CDS encoding FKBP-type peptidyl-prolyl cis-trans isomerase, translated as MKKGIVILFAATLGLAACNQYKKGPGGLMYTIHKDGGKDKIKEGDIVKLNFIQKTEKDSVTVNTWDMDAPQVFPVQKKVYAGDMNDVLTLFGEGDSATFKLDLDTVAKYSGQPKPANTKDKYLVFTIKVEKVLQKGKGEADSTFQKKARDFFEKDYKANIERLKGAEAGKIKKYIADNNLKTTTTASGLQYVISKPGNAEKPVLGDTMMVNYTGKLTTKKSDGKDNVFDTSDEKIAKESGKHNPMATYGPRPITLGRAIPGFDEGLKLIGKGGKMTLIIPSNLAYGEGGMQQGGISPFSPLVFEVELSDIKKPKTAPTGTPGATIAPVTTTAPAAAGHEGHKH; from the coding sequence ATGAAGAAAGGTATAGTAATTCTTTTCGCAGCTACACTTGGATTAGCTGCTTGTAACCAATACAAAAAAGGCCCGGGAGGTCTGATGTACACCATTCACAAAGATGGTGGTAAAGATAAAATCAAAGAAGGTGATATTGTTAAATTGAACTTTATTCAGAAAACTGAAAAAGATTCAGTAACGGTAAACACATGGGATATGGATGCACCTCAGGTATTTCCTGTTCAGAAAAAAGTATATGCAGGTGATATGAACGATGTATTGACTTTATTTGGAGAAGGCGATAGTGCTACATTCAAATTAGATTTAGATACAGTTGCTAAATATTCAGGACAACCAAAGCCAGCAAATACAAAAGATAAATATCTTGTATTCACCATTAAAGTAGAAAAAGTATTGCAAAAAGGTAAAGGTGAGGCTGACTCAACTTTCCAGAAAAAAGCAAGAGATTTCTTTGAAAAAGACTACAAAGCAAACATCGAGAGATTAAAAGGCGCTGAAGCAGGAAAAATCAAAAAATACATTGCTGATAACAACCTTAAAACAACAACTACAGCATCTGGATTACAATATGTAATCAGCAAACCAGGTAATGCTGAGAAACCTGTATTAGGAGATACTATGATGGTGAACTATACTGGTAAATTAACTACTAAAAAATCTGATGGTAAAGACAATGTTTTCGATACCAGCGATGAAAAAATAGCTAAAGAATCAGGTAAACACAACCCTATGGCTACTTATGGTCCTCGTCCAATCACTTTGGGACGTGCGATTCCAGGGTTTGATGAAGGTTTGAAATTAATTGGTAAAGGTGGCAAAATGACCTTGATCATTCCTTCAAATCTTGCTTATGGCGAAGGTGGAATGCAGCAGGGTGGTATCAGTCCATTCTCTCCATTAGTATTTGAAGTGGAATTATCTGACATCAAAAAACCTAAAACTGCTCCAACAGGTACACCAGGTGCGACTATTGCACCAGTAACTACCACTGCACCTGCAGCTGCCGGACACGAAGGTCACAAACACTAG
- a CDS encoding alpha/beta hydrolase: MKITFKVLIAVILVATVVYFIGPKPKHPEYNTEIPPVPDLNQLEDYVKKIESKHKVKPGNEAEIVWADSALKTQSEYSIVYLHGYSASKEEGNPVHRHLAKEIKANLYLARLADHGVDTTSAMEYFTADRLWESAKQAMEIGKRLGKKIILVGTSTGGTLALKLAATYPDQINSLILISPNIEINDKMAFMLNAPWGLQIARLALGGKERVIEGESATYEKYWYTRYRLESTVQLQELVETSMNKQTFEKVKQPVLLLYYYKNEQEQDPTVKVSAELSMFDELGTPTGLKVKTAIPNGASHVLGSHITSKDIPAVEKAIDNFTHTVLKIPVQH, encoded by the coding sequence GTGAAAATAACATTTAAAGTACTTATCGCCGTTATTTTGGTGGCTACTGTGGTATATTTCATAGGTCCTAAGCCGAAACATCCCGAGTATAATACTGAGATTCCTCCTGTGCCTGACCTTAATCAGCTGGAAGATTATGTGAAAAAGATAGAATCAAAGCATAAAGTAAAACCAGGTAACGAAGCGGAAATCGTCTGGGCGGACTCTGCTTTAAAAACCCAGTCAGAATATTCCATTGTCTATTTGCATGGCTATTCTGCTTCTAAAGAAGAAGGTAATCCTGTCCACCGTCATTTAGCTAAAGAGATCAAAGCGAACCTATACCTCGCCCGTCTTGCCGATCATGGGGTAGATACCACCTCTGCAATGGAATACTTCACAGCCGATCGCCTTTGGGAAAGCGCCAAACAGGCTATGGAAATAGGAAAAAGACTAGGCAAAAAAATTATCCTTGTGGGTACCTCAACCGGTGGGACCTTAGCTTTAAAGCTTGCGGCAACCTACCCTGACCAGATCAATAGCCTGATTCTCATATCCCCAAATATTGAGATCAATGATAAAATGGCTTTTATGCTAAATGCGCCATGGGGACTACAGATCGCCCGTTTAGCTTTGGGTGGTAAGGAAAGAGTAATTGAAGGAGAATCTGCTACTTACGAAAAATACTGGTACACCCGCTACCGCCTGGAATCTACCGTACAACTGCAGGAATTGGTAGAAACCAGCATGAATAAACAGACTTTCGAAAAGGTCAAACAACCCGTTCTTCTACTTTATTATTATAAAAACGAACAGGAACAGGATCCTACAGTAAAAGTATCTGCTGAATTGAGCATGTTCGACGAATTGGGCACACCGACAGGCTTAAAAGTTAAAACTGCAATTCCTAATGGGGCAAGCCATGTATTGGGTTCCCACATTACCTCGAAAGATATTCCTGCAGTGGAAAAGGCCATAGATAATTTTACCCATACCGTTCTAAAGATCCCTGTGCAACATTAG
- a CDS encoding polyprenyl synthetase family protein, protein MPGINQIKLPIAADIAAFEEKFKASMHSDAPLLDRITHYIVKRKGKQIRPMFVFFAAKLCGGIIESTHRGAALVELLHTATLVHDDVVDNAYERRGFFSINALWKNKIAVLVGDYLLAKGLLLSVNNGEFRLLQIVSEAVKQMSEGELLQIEKVRKMDISEELYFDVIRQKTASLIASCCACGAASAGADEETIEKMRLFGEKVGIAFQIKDDTFDFGTDDVGKPLGIDIKEKKVTLPLIYALNRSEKSEKKRMINLVKNHQDEPAKIQEIIDFVNAKEGVRYANEKMVQYQQEAFDILHSFEPGEARTGLEQLVRYTTERKK, encoded by the coding sequence ATGCCAGGAATAAATCAGATAAAACTCCCCATAGCCGCCGACATTGCTGCCTTTGAAGAAAAATTCAAGGCTTCGATGCATAGTGATGCGCCATTGCTCGATAGAATTACCCACTATATTGTTAAAAGAAAGGGTAAACAGATTCGTCCTATGTTCGTTTTTTTTGCTGCAAAACTTTGTGGCGGAATTATCGAATCGACCCACAGGGGCGCTGCATTAGTAGAACTTTTGCATACCGCCACACTTGTCCATGATGATGTGGTTGATAATGCTTATGAACGAAGAGGTTTCTTTTCTATCAATGCCTTATGGAAAAACAAAATTGCTGTTTTAGTTGGCGATTATTTATTGGCAAAAGGCTTGTTGCTTTCTGTTAATAATGGAGAATTTCGTTTGTTACAAATCGTTTCTGAAGCGGTAAAGCAGATGAGTGAGGGAGAGTTGCTGCAGATTGAAAAAGTTCGAAAAATGGACATCAGCGAAGAATTGTATTTCGATGTGATCCGCCAAAAGACCGCTTCTTTAATTGCTTCCTGCTGTGCCTGTGGTGCTGCTTCTGCCGGTGCCGATGAAGAGACGATAGAGAAAATGAGGTTGTTCGGCGAAAAGGTTGGTATTGCCTTCCAGATTAAAGACGATACTTTTGATTTTGGTACTGACGATGTCGGAAAGCCTTTAGGAATAGACATTAAAGAGAAGAAAGTTACCCTTCCCTTAATTTATGCTTTAAACCGTTCCGAAAAATCAGAAAAAAAGAGAATGATTAATCTGGTGAAAAACCATCAGGATGAACCTGCAAAAATACAGGAGATCATTGATTTTGTAAACGCCAAAGAAGGTGTTCGTTACGCCAATGAAAAAATGGTTCAGTATCAACAGGAGGCTTTTGATATTCTCCACAGTTTTGAACCTGGAGAAGCGAGGACCGGATTGGAGCAATTGGTACGTTATACTACGGAACGGAAGAAATAG